In Streptomyces ambofaciens ATCC 23877, a single genomic region encodes these proteins:
- a CDS encoding GAF domain-containing protein: MALSPMDVTRLAAVDTTRAARMLSEVRSARLSGGRAPVAPRPVIEQSWERMLRSGVDPEHDFRSGLLPLDEVRRRREASPLRHVLPVLREGLLSVADVAHHIMVVADDEGRLLWREGSAPVLRKADGLGFELGADWREEVVGTNGVGTPAVTRRPVQVFASEHFVRSQATWTCAGAPISDPRSGRLLGVVDVSGPLSTMHPATLAWVDSVAKLAEARLRELHVQSLERLRAVAAPVLARLDGRALVTDRDGWTAAVTGMPYLERVVLPRHPVAGRRWLPALGACTVEPLGEGWLVRAAEEPVASGGVRIVLDLGQPRRWSVRVLGGAEALTRELSPRHAELLYLLAVHRTGRSAAGLAEDMFGDPARTVTVRAEMSRVRRYLGAYLEHRPYRFCGAAEVELALPEDPRDLLPHSTAPAVAAHRTSAPPP, translated from the coding sequence GTGGCGCTCTCGCCGATGGACGTGACGCGGCTCGCCGCCGTCGACACGACGCGCGCGGCGCGCATGCTCAGCGAGGTCCGCTCCGCGCGCCTCTCGGGCGGACGGGCTCCGGTGGCACCGCGTCCGGTGATCGAGCAGTCCTGGGAGCGGATGCTGCGCAGCGGCGTCGACCCGGAGCACGACTTCCGCTCGGGACTGCTGCCCCTCGACGAGGTGCGGCGGCGACGGGAGGCCTCGCCGCTGCGGCACGTGCTGCCGGTACTGCGCGAGGGGCTGCTGTCCGTCGCGGACGTCGCGCACCACATCATGGTGGTCGCCGACGACGAGGGCCGGCTGCTGTGGCGGGAGGGCAGCGCGCCGGTGCTGCGCAAGGCCGACGGGCTCGGCTTCGAACTCGGGGCGGACTGGCGCGAAGAGGTGGTCGGGACCAACGGCGTGGGGACGCCGGCGGTCACCCGGCGGCCCGTCCAGGTGTTCGCCTCCGAGCACTTCGTGCGTTCCCAGGCGACCTGGACCTGCGCCGGCGCGCCCATCAGCGATCCGCGCAGCGGCCGGCTGCTGGGTGTGGTCGACGTGAGCGGGCCGCTCTCGACGATGCATCCGGCCACGCTCGCCTGGGTCGACTCGGTCGCCAAGCTCGCCGAGGCCCGGCTGCGCGAGCTGCACGTGCAGTCGCTGGAGCGGCTGCGCGCGGTGGCGGCGCCGGTGCTGGCCCGGCTCGACGGCCGAGCCCTGGTCACGGACCGGGACGGCTGGACGGCGGCGGTGACGGGGATGCCGTACCTGGAGCGGGTGGTGCTGCCCAGGCACCCGGTGGCGGGGCGGCGGTGGCTGCCCGCGCTCGGGGCGTGCACCGTGGAGCCGCTGGGCGAGGGCTGGCTGGTACGGGCGGCCGAGGAGCCGGTGGCGAGCGGTGGCGTCCGGATCGTGCTGGACCTCGGGCAGCCGCGCCGCTGGTCGGTCCGGGTGCTGGGGGGTGCGGAGGCCTTGACGCGGGAACTGAGTCCCCGGCACGCGGAGTTGCTGTACCTGCTGGCCGTCCACCGCACCGGCCGCAGCGCCGCGGGCCTGGCCGAGGACATGTTCGGCGACCCGGCGCGCACGGTGACGGTGCGGGCCGAGATGTCCCGGGTGCGGAGGTACCTCGGGGCCTATCTGGAGCACCGGCCGTATCGTTTCTGCGGGGCGGCGGAGGTAGAGCTCGCCCTCCCGGAGGACCCCCGTGACCTGCTCCCCCACTCGACGGCTCCGGCGGTGGCGGCCCACCGGACCTCGGCCCCGCCCCCCTGA
- a CDS encoding acyl-CoA dehydrogenase family protein, with protein MAGSTHTVTNQAPPLVGHDVFTTDRALTAAVERHLAPELREEARAELSGLGRSCGSLQTREWAAQADENPPTLRSHDRYGHRVDEVDFHPAWHRLLGKGVAAGLTAAWSRPGGQVTRAAGFLMWTQVEAGNCCPLSMTHAAVPALRADPELAAEWEPRLTSRVYDRELRPAPLKAGVLFGMAMTEKQGGSDVRAGTTAARPLAEDGTYELTGHKWFCSAPMSDGFLVLARAPGGPTCFLVPRVLADGTRNVFLIQRLKDKLGNRSNASAEVEFDGTWARRVGEEGRGVRTIIGMVAATRLDCVLGSAGLMRQAVAQAVHHCTYREAFGAKLVDQPLMRNVLADLAIESEAATTLALRLAAAQDAADGGDERERALLRLAVPAAKYWVTKRCAPVAVEAAECLGGNGYVEESGMPRLVRESPLNSIWEGAGNVQALDVLRALGREPLAMDAYLTEVGLARGADHRLDAAIRGLLTELADLGAAEGRARRLVERLALVLQGSLLVRYAPPEVADAFCAARLGGDGGAAFGTLPPTLDLASVVERAAPVA; from the coding sequence ATGGCAGGCAGTACCCACACCGTGACGAATCAGGCCCCGCCGCTGGTCGGCCACGACGTGTTCACCACCGACCGGGCGCTGACGGCCGCGGTCGAGCGGCACCTGGCACCGGAGCTGCGCGAGGAGGCGCGGGCCGAGCTGTCGGGCCTGGGCCGCAGCTGCGGTTCCCTCCAGACCCGGGAGTGGGCCGCGCAGGCCGACGAGAACCCCCCGACCCTGCGCTCCCACGACCGCTACGGCCACCGCGTCGACGAGGTCGACTTCCACCCGGCCTGGCACCGGCTGCTGGGCAAGGGCGTCGCGGCCGGCCTGACCGCGGCCTGGTCCCGGCCGGGCGGGCAGGTGACGCGCGCCGCCGGTTTCCTCATGTGGACCCAGGTGGAGGCCGGCAACTGCTGCCCCCTGTCGATGACCCACGCGGCCGTGCCGGCCCTGCGCGCCGACCCGGAGCTCGCCGCGGAGTGGGAGCCGCGGCTGACCTCCCGGGTGTACGACCGGGAGCTGCGGCCCGCCCCGCTGAAGGCCGGGGTCCTGTTCGGCATGGCCATGACGGAGAAGCAGGGCGGCAGCGACGTCCGGGCGGGCACCACCGCCGCCCGCCCGCTGGCCGAGGACGGCACGTACGAGCTGACCGGGCACAAGTGGTTCTGCTCGGCGCCGATGTCGGACGGCTTCCTGGTGCTCGCCCGGGCCCCGGGCGGTCCGACCTGCTTCCTGGTACCGCGCGTCCTGGCGGACGGGACCCGCAACGTGTTCCTGATCCAGCGGCTCAAGGACAAGCTGGGCAACCGGTCCAACGCCTCCGCCGAGGTCGAGTTCGACGGGACCTGGGCGCGCCGGGTCGGCGAGGAGGGGCGCGGGGTGCGCACCATCATCGGCATGGTGGCGGCGACCCGGCTGGACTGCGTCCTGGGGTCGGCGGGACTGATGCGGCAGGCCGTCGCCCAGGCGGTGCACCACTGCACGTACCGGGAGGCGTTCGGCGCGAAGCTGGTCGACCAGCCGCTCATGCGCAACGTCCTCGCGGACCTCGCGATCGAGTCGGAGGCGGCGACCACGCTGGCGCTGCGGCTGGCGGCGGCCCAGGACGCCGCCGACGGCGGTGACGAGCGGGAGCGGGCGCTGCTGCGGCTGGCGGTGCCGGCGGCCAAGTACTGGGTGACCAAGCGGTGCGCGCCGGTGGCGGTGGAGGCCGCCGAGTGCCTGGGCGGCAACGGGTACGTCGAGGAGTCCGGGATGCCCCGGCTGGTGCGCGAGTCGCCGCTGAACTCGATCTGGGAGGGCGCCGGCAACGTACAGGCGCTGGACGTGCTCAGGGCGCTCGGGCGGGAACCGCTGGCGATGGACGCCTACCTGACGGAGGTGGGCCTGGCGCGCGGCGCCGACCACCGTCTGGACGCGGCGATCAGGGGGCTGCTGACGGAACTGGCCGACCTGGGGGCCGCCGAGGGGCGGGCCCGGCGGCTGGTGGAGCGGCTGGCGCTGGTGCTCCAGGGCTCGCTGCTGGTGCGGTACGCGCCGCCCGAGGTCGCCGACGCGTTCTGCGCCGCCCGGCTGGGCGGCGACGGGGGCGCGGCCTTCGGCACGCTGCCGCCCACGCTCGACCTGGCGTCGGTCGTGGAGCGGGCCGCCCCGGTGGCCTGA
- a CDS encoding YihY/virulence factor BrkB family protein, whose product MQPASESPERPSGRLHRARVLYRNVSKRRTAWLLLKDTVNSCMEYRILGLAAEAAFFTLLSVPPLLLSVLGLIGYVDLWIGADTTESLRTNILDASRAVLSERGVQQITEPILDDVTKGGRPDVISIGFLFALWSGSRAVNVFIDTITVMYGLDGVRGIVKTRLMAFLLFLVALLIGSIALPLMVAGPDAVVRIVPWSTTVVQVLYWPVVIILSIAFLTTLYHVSVPVRSPWIEDVPGALVALAMWVLGSFLLRIYLTSTVEGPTIYGSLAAPVAVLLWIGVSAFAVLVGAAVNAAIDRVWPAAATAAAREANERLRQAQIAEYVARAAATGEADPDMPSEFPERWSRFLPPEDVTARLRTHVKNNPPANHNKPEAS is encoded by the coding sequence GTGCAGCCAGCAAGTGAATCCCCCGAACGGCCCTCCGGCCGGCTCCATCGCGCCCGGGTCCTGTACCGGAACGTCTCCAAACGCAGGACCGCCTGGCTGCTCCTCAAGGACACCGTCAACTCGTGCATGGAGTACCGCATCCTCGGCCTGGCCGCCGAGGCCGCGTTCTTCACCCTGCTGTCGGTGCCGCCCCTGCTGCTGAGCGTCCTCGGGCTGATCGGCTACGTCGACCTGTGGATCGGCGCCGACACCACCGAGAGCCTGCGCACCAACATCCTGGACGCCTCCCGCGCGGTGCTCTCCGAGCGGGGCGTCCAGCAGATCACCGAGCCGATCCTGGACGACGTGACCAAGGGCGGCCGGCCCGACGTCATCTCCATCGGCTTCCTGTTCGCCCTGTGGTCGGGCTCCCGCGCGGTGAACGTCTTCATCGACACCATCACCGTGATGTACGGCCTCGACGGCGTCCGGGGGATCGTCAAGACCCGCCTCATGGCCTTCCTGCTGTTCCTGGTGGCCCTGCTGATCGGGTCGATCGCGCTGCCGCTGATGGTGGCCGGACCCGATGCCGTGGTGCGGATCGTGCCGTGGTCGACGACGGTCGTCCAGGTGCTGTACTGGCCGGTCGTCATCATCCTGTCCATCGCGTTCCTGACCACGCTGTACCACGTCTCGGTGCCCGTGCGCTCCCCGTGGATCGAGGACGTGCCCGGCGCGCTGGTGGCCCTCGCGATGTGGGTGCTCGGCAGTTTCCTGCTGCGCATCTACCTCACCAGCACCGTGGAGGGCCCCACCATCTACGGTTCGCTCGCCGCGCCCGTCGCGGTCCTGCTGTGGATCGGCGTGTCCGCGTTCGCGGTGCTGGTGGGGGCGGCGGTCAACGCGGCCATCGACCGGGTGTGGCCCGCCGCCGCCACCGCGGCCGCCCGCGAGGCCAACGAGCGGCTCCGGCAGGCCCAGATCGCCGAGTACGTGGCCCGTGCCGCCGCGACCGGCGAGGCGGACCCCGACATGCCCTCCGAGTTCCCGGAACGCTGGTCCCGCTTCCTGCCGCCCGAGGACGTCACGGCCCGCCTGCGGACCCACGTGAAGA